In the genome of Dioscorea cayenensis subsp. rotundata cultivar TDr96_F1 chromosome 1, TDr96_F1_v2_PseudoChromosome.rev07_lg8_w22 25.fasta, whole genome shotgun sequence, one region contains:
- the LOC120272649 gene encoding protein DMR6-LIKE OXYGENASE 2-like: MYPFFLYKYNLSPYPFASIHFPLNLSYLFLFSKLIVMELVVEETCIEEKSLENISTMKGVRHLCESGITKVPKKYIFPLLDRPSVLQQGDKKLPVIDLALLQAPQSHFQMLESLKNACENHGFFRVVNHGVESEVIRRMMDVGKRFFELPFEEIMRYMSTDIRSPVRCGTSFNQNKDGVFCWRDFLKLNCFPLSTHLPHWPSSPLDLREGASEYAKQTQTLFLILMEAILKSMQLDTSVMREFREGTQMMVVNCYPSCPEPDLTLGMPPHSDYGFLTLLLQDDVEGLQVQHKGEWLTIEPIPNSFIVNVGDHLEIYSNGRYKSVLHRVLVNSTRSRVSIASLHSLPFERVIGPSPELITRETPRLYKDTDFTTFLHYMEISDPTNKTFITSRKLNLANN; the protein is encoded by the exons ATGTACCCTTTCTTTCTCTATAAATACAACCTTTCTCCCTATCCTTTTGCGTCCATCCACTTCCCTCTCAATCTCTcttatctctttctcttctctaagTTAATTGTAATGGAGTTGGTAGTAGAGGAAACTTGCATAGAGGAGAAGTCACTAGAGAACATTAGCACTATGAAAGGAGTGAGACATCTTTGTGAGAGTGGCATCACTAAggtcccaaaaaaatatatctttccACTCCTTGATAGGCCTAGTGTCCTTCAACAAGGAGATAAGAAATTGCCAGTCATTGACCTTGCCCTCTTGCAAGCCCCTCAAAGCCATTTCCAAATGCTTGAGTCCTTGAAGAATGCTTGTGAAAACCATGGCTTCTTCAGG GTTGTGAATCATGGAGTGGAAAGTGAAGTGATAAGGAGAATGATGGATGTGGGGAAGAGATTCTTTGAGCTCCCATTTGAGGAGATAATGAGGTACATGTCCACTGACATAAGATCTCCAGTTAGGTGTGGGACAAGCTTTAACCAGAACAAGGATGGTGTCTTTTGTTGGAGGGACTTCTTGAAGCTCAATTGCTTCCCTTTGTCTACTCATCTTCCTCATTGGCCATCTTCTCCTTTGGACTTGAG GGAAGGGGCAAGTGAATATGCAAAACAAACCCAGACTTTGTTCCTAATTCTCATGGAAGCAATTCTCAAGTCTATGCAGTTAGACACTAGTGTTATGAGAGAATTCCGTGAAGGTACACAAATGATGGTTGTGAATTGCTATCCTAGTTGCCCGGAGCCTGACTTGACCCTTGGAATGCCACCACACTCTGATTATGGTTTTCTGACACTTCTTTTACAAGATGATGTTGAAGGCCTCCAAGTTCAACACAAAGGGGAGTGGCTCACTATTGAGCCAATCCCTAATTCATTCATTGTCAATGTTGGTGATCATCTTGAG ATATATAGCAATGGGAGGTACAAAAGTGTTTTACATCGGGTGTTAGTGAACTCAACAAGATCGAGAGTCTCAATAGCTTCCCTGCATAGTCTACCCTTCGAAAGGGTCATCGGTCCTTCACCAGAACTCATCACTAGAGAAACTCCAAGGCTCTACAAGGACACTGATTTCACAACTTTCCTTCACTATATGGAAATATCTGATCCTACAAATAAAACTTTCATAACTTCGAGGAAGCTCAACTTAgcaaacaattaa